In the Qipengyuania pelagi genome, one interval contains:
- a CDS encoding ABC1 kinase family protein, with protein sequence MASPPEKPISSIARAAEIGRILMRHGAKTLAGALGFIPSSSNVIDPREFRPAAVVAFLRDIGPVGIKLGQLLATRSDLFTEHWITAFSTLHDQVSPVRFAHIEPVLASSWGEDWRNDFAQFDEQPLASASIAQTYSAKLRDGSEVIVKVRRPGTAARMEADVRLLVRLAEIAEARSPDIARYRPVEFLRTFGRNLAWEMDLAAESRACERIGAYLETIGVRTPAIHWELTGLRVNVQERLYGRPASSLGASSGDPEVAAFAKCYANAVLRMIILNGEFHGDPHPGNVFLIGEQDVGFIDFGSVGTLTKARRDEIVRLVLAIAGEETSDVADVLLAWAGEPKVDRDALAVDLDQLIGEFRGTVLSGIEFSQIFSRVFDLLRDYRLVLPPDLAILLRTLLTAEGFVRSLAPDYNIAEETRPIMTELLAERFSLGSARSGLKRLRGQLLGLSASLPDILATANSIAKSGYVPVQLDPLSIEQLAGLRNERQSLKGPLAAALIIASALLVDQSWLLAGGALVIAGVVLIRKS encoded by the coding sequence ATGGCATCGCCCCCGGAAAAGCCTATCAGCAGCATCGCTCGCGCCGCGGAGATCGGCCGAATCTTAATGAGGCACGGTGCGAAGACTCTCGCCGGAGCCCTCGGATTTATTCCCTCTTCGAGCAATGTCATCGATCCTCGCGAATTTCGTCCGGCCGCAGTTGTCGCGTTCCTCCGTGACATCGGGCCAGTCGGCATAAAGCTGGGGCAGCTCCTCGCCACCCGAAGCGATCTGTTTACCGAACACTGGATCACTGCATTCTCAACCCTGCACGATCAGGTGTCGCCGGTGCGCTTCGCACATATCGAGCCCGTACTTGCTTCAAGCTGGGGTGAGGACTGGCGGAACGACTTTGCGCAGTTCGACGAACAGCCTCTGGCGTCCGCCTCGATTGCACAGACCTATTCCGCCAAGCTACGGGACGGTAGCGAGGTCATCGTGAAAGTTCGCCGCCCGGGCACCGCCGCGCGCATGGAAGCCGATGTGCGCCTGCTTGTGCGTCTTGCCGAGATCGCGGAAGCACGCTCGCCTGACATCGCGCGTTACCGGCCAGTCGAGTTTCTGCGGACCTTCGGCCGCAATCTTGCCTGGGAGATGGACCTCGCTGCGGAATCCCGAGCCTGCGAGCGGATCGGCGCATATCTCGAAACCATCGGCGTCAGGACCCCGGCCATCCATTGGGAACTGACCGGGCTGCGGGTGAACGTTCAGGAACGCCTGTACGGCAGGCCCGCGTCTTCGCTGGGCGCCTCATCGGGCGATCCGGAGGTGGCGGCGTTCGCCAAGTGCTATGCCAACGCAGTCCTGCGCATGATCATTCTGAACGGCGAATTCCACGGCGACCCTCATCCCGGCAATGTTTTCCTGATCGGCGAGCAGGATGTCGGCTTCATCGACTTCGGATCGGTCGGGACGCTCACCAAGGCCAGGCGCGACGAAATCGTCCGCCTCGTGCTTGCGATTGCTGGTGAGGAAACCAGCGATGTCGCGGATGTCCTGCTCGCATGGGCGGGGGAGCCGAAGGTGGATCGCGATGCGCTCGCGGTGGATCTGGATCAGTTGATTGGAGAGTTCAGGGGGACCGTGCTATCTGGCATCGAGTTCTCGCAGATTTTTTCCCGCGTTTTCGATCTGTTGCGGGATTATCGACTGGTTCTGCCACCTGATCTGGCCATTCTTCTGCGTACCTTGTTGACTGCAGAGGGCTTCGTCCGATCGCTGGCACCGGACTACAACATCGCCGAAGAGACCCGGCCGATCATGACGGAGCTTCTCGCCGAGCGGTTCTCGCTCGGCAGCGCTCGGTCGGGTTTGAAGAGACTTCGCGGTCAGCTGCTGGGGTTGTCGGCGTCCTTGCCCGACATACTTGCCACTGCGAACTCGATCGCAAAGTCAGGATATGTGCCGGTTCAGCTCGATCCGCTCAGTATCGAGCAGCTCGCTGGACTTCGCAATGAGCGTCAGTCCTTGAAAGGCCCTCTAGCTGCCGCATTGATCATAGCTAGCGCGTTGCTTGTCGATCAATCCTGGCTTCTGGCTGGCGGCGCGCTTGTGATTGCTGGGGTGGTGCTCATCCGAAAGTCATAA
- a CDS encoding cation:proton antiporter — MTDLLTIVTVLLAASLIVTLVLQRIGAPTLIGYILVGLLIGPTGIGLLEASPQLELLAEIGIVFLMFNVGLEFSLPVLLASRRAVLGLGGLQVLCTSVIVAGLALAAGVSFLAAVLLGGAVAMSSTAITIRQLTDQGELDTRHGRASVGTLLFQDLATLPFLVLVAALGVVGSSHDAGADIATYGLSTPAQSMTDIDAGVWSELGARLGIAVLAFGAALVIGRRLLLRIVSLVHRTGSRELFMLAMLTIVIGAAWAAHEIGLSPPLGAFLAGMILGETRFKDDAETDIAPFRAVLLGLFFVSVGLRVDLSVIVPNAGLVAGFVTALIVGKGLIVFALARLLREPTEVAARTGAILAHGGEFGLLILTLALSQNVISEKIGQPLLGAIVISMIFAAFLINANGRLFGSASQG; from the coding sequence ATGACCGATCTGCTCACCATCGTCACAGTGCTTCTTGCGGCAAGTCTCATCGTCACACTTGTGCTGCAGCGGATCGGGGCGCCCACGCTCATCGGATACATATTGGTTGGGCTCCTGATCGGTCCAACCGGGATTGGCCTGCTCGAAGCGAGCCCGCAGCTCGAGCTGCTTGCAGAGATCGGCATCGTCTTTCTCATGTTCAATGTGGGCCTGGAATTCTCGTTGCCGGTTCTTCTGGCCTCGCGCCGCGCAGTGCTGGGGCTCGGCGGCCTGCAGGTGCTTTGTACCAGTGTGATCGTTGCCGGATTGGCATTAGCCGCAGGGGTTTCGTTCCTGGCAGCCGTTCTTCTTGGAGGCGCGGTCGCGATGTCATCGACAGCGATCACGATCCGCCAGCTCACCGACCAGGGCGAACTCGATACTCGCCACGGGCGAGCATCGGTCGGGACCCTCCTGTTTCAGGACCTGGCGACCTTACCATTCCTTGTCCTCGTTGCGGCGCTGGGCGTGGTCGGGAGCAGCCACGACGCCGGGGCCGATATCGCGACCTATGGACTGTCTACACCCGCGCAATCGATGACCGATATCGATGCGGGGGTCTGGAGCGAGCTGGGTGCAAGGCTTGGCATCGCGGTGCTCGCGTTCGGCGCAGCACTCGTTATTGGCCGACGCCTACTGTTGAGAATTGTGTCGCTGGTCCATCGCACCGGTTCGCGCGAACTCTTCATGCTTGCCATGCTCACCATTGTCATCGGAGCTGCCTGGGCGGCGCATGAGATCGGTTTATCGCCGCCCCTGGGCGCTTTTCTCGCAGGAATGATCCTTGGTGAGACCCGTTTCAAGGACGACGCCGAGACCGATATCGCGCCGTTTCGTGCAGTGCTGCTCGGCCTGTTCTTTGTCTCGGTGGGGCTGCGCGTCGATCTTTCGGTCATCGTTCCCAATGCCGGTCTGGTTGCCGGCTTCGTTACCGCGCTTATCGTTGGTAAAGGTCTAATCGTCTTTGCACTCGCACGCCTGCTGCGAGAGCCTACCGAAGTGGCCGCGCGAACCGGCGCGATATTGGCGCATGGTGGCGAGTTTGGTTTGCTGATCCTGACACTGGCACTTTCGCAGAACGTCATCTCGGAAAAGATCGGTCAGCCCCTGCTCGGTGCAATCGTCATTTCGATGATCTTCGCGGCATTTCTTATCAACGCGAATGGACGCCTTTTCGGCTCGGCAAGTCAGGGATAA
- a CDS encoding SLC13 family permease, whose protein sequence is MTAVSAFVESNSAWIGLAILALVFAAFLSERLAPVTIALTGASVMLAFGYLPRSELQAVFGNPAPVTIGAMFVLSAALVRTGVIEALASIATRRAERTPKRSITELLGGTFFASALVNNTPVVIVLAPIVRRIAAVAGSSAQRLLIPLSYLSIMGGSLTLLGSSTNLIVDGVAQRAGEAPFGIFELTGIGLIAAGAGIGTLLLLGRWLLPDNDGPMDRSGARPIEERYLTRIQIGAASPWVGRSLKSIGGLQRSGVRLLAVRRSGHLTRNPDPTFELAAGDELVVAADQAELLGLSEELGADLGLAKREIANSPDDRVVEASIGPSHPAIGQQLTDIPFLNRSGARVLGVSRPRHLPGPTLETVRVRPADQLLIRCPPEAAADIRDNVNLIDIDEPDIRPYRRYKAPIAIATMFAIIALAALQVAPIDLLAILGVTLVLFTRCIDPEEAWHAIEGNVIVLIFGMLAIGLGLQGAGTVDLIVDAVEPALTILPIFLVLILVYALTSFLTEVVTNNAVAVIMTPIVIDLANSVGVDTRALLLVVMFGASASFATPIGYQTNTIVYATGGYRFVDFLKIGLPMNIVVGLATCIAIWWIYV, encoded by the coding sequence ATGACAGCAGTGAGTGCCTTTGTAGAAAGCAACTCAGCCTGGATCGGGCTGGCGATACTGGCGCTCGTCTTTGCTGCATTCCTATCCGAGCGACTGGCGCCGGTGACAATAGCTCTGACCGGAGCGAGCGTGATGCTCGCATTCGGTTATCTGCCACGCAGCGAGCTTCAAGCGGTGTTCGGCAACCCCGCACCGGTGACGATCGGCGCGATGTTCGTCCTCTCCGCCGCGCTCGTCCGCACCGGCGTCATCGAAGCGCTTGCCAGTATCGCCACGCGGCGCGCCGAGCGCACACCCAAACGTTCGATCACCGAGCTTCTTGGCGGTACCTTTTTCGCTTCGGCGCTCGTGAACAACACACCGGTAGTCATCGTCCTTGCTCCCATCGTGCGGCGGATTGCCGCTGTCGCCGGATCGAGCGCGCAGCGACTGCTTATTCCGCTCTCCTATCTCTCGATCATGGGCGGGTCTCTGACCCTTTTGGGAAGCTCGACCAACCTTATCGTGGACGGGGTTGCGCAACGCGCGGGAGAGGCGCCGTTCGGAATATTCGAACTGACCGGTATCGGGCTCATCGCTGCGGGAGCTGGGATCGGCACCTTGCTCCTCCTCGGTCGTTGGCTTCTTCCCGATAACGACGGGCCAATGGATCGCTCTGGCGCTCGGCCGATCGAGGAGCGGTATCTGACCCGCATTCAGATAGGCGCGGCTAGCCCTTGGGTCGGACGGAGCCTTAAGAGTATTGGTGGGTTGCAGCGCTCCGGAGTTCGGCTGCTCGCCGTCAGAAGAAGTGGCCACCTCACTCGCAATCCCGATCCGACGTTCGAACTGGCCGCAGGCGATGAACTGGTTGTCGCTGCGGACCAGGCCGAACTGCTGGGGTTGAGCGAGGAACTCGGTGCCGATCTCGGTCTTGCCAAGCGCGAAATTGCCAATTCGCCCGACGATCGGGTCGTAGAAGCATCCATCGGGCCATCGCACCCTGCGATCGGCCAGCAGCTGACCGACATTCCGTTTCTCAATCGGAGCGGCGCGCGAGTTCTTGGGGTTTCACGTCCGCGGCATCTACCCGGCCCCACGCTCGAAACCGTGCGCGTCCGCCCCGCTGACCAACTCCTGATCCGCTGCCCGCCGGAAGCCGCGGCAGACATTCGCGACAACGTCAATCTCATCGATATCGATGAACCCGATATTCGCCCTTATCGTCGGTACAAGGCGCCGATTGCGATCGCGACCATGTTCGCGATCATCGCTCTCGCCGCTCTACAGGTCGCGCCCATCGACCTGCTCGCCATTCTCGGGGTCACACTCGTTCTTTTCACGCGCTGCATCGATCCGGAAGAGGCCTGGCACGCTATCGAAGGTAACGTGATCGTTCTCATCTTCGGAATGCTGGCGATCGGTCTCGGACTGCAAGGAGCCGGCACCGTCGACCTGATCGTCGACGCCGTCGAACCCGCGCTCACCATTCTCCCGATCTTCCTGGTGCTGATCCTCGTCTATGCGCTCACCTCGTTTCTGACCGAGGTGGTCACCAACAACGCGGTTGCCGTTATCATGACGCCCATCGTCATCGACCTCGCAAACAGCGTCGGGGTGGATACCCGCGCCCTGCTTCTTGTGGTCATGTTCGGCGCCTCGGCGAGCTTCGCCACTCCGATCGGGTACCAGACTAACACGATCGTTTATGCGACGGGCGGATACCGGTTCGTCGACTTCCTCAAGATCGGCCTGCCCATGAATATCGTCGTGGGCCTCGCCACATGCATCGCCATCTGGTGGATTTACGTGTGA
- a CDS encoding MarR family winged helix-turn-helix transcriptional regulator: protein MDEKPDTMSRSQRRQKIITDDDRILYLMDEISRGARRVYDARVARIGLNQTQWRIIGQLLRDPALTQAEIAKKLELESATIGQAVAGLCARGLMKRLRAETDRRAWQLILTEQLDDMLPELRGSADRLHDLLWRDIAADEKQTLQQILARVSENLDQLRAEAE from the coding sequence ATGGATGAAAAACCAGATACCATGTCACGGTCTCAGCGTCGGCAGAAGATCATCACCGATGATGACCGCATTCTCTATCTTATGGACGAGATCAGTCGCGGCGCGCGCAGAGTGTACGATGCGAGGGTCGCCAGGATCGGTCTCAATCAGACACAGTGGAGGATCATCGGACAACTTCTTCGCGATCCTGCCCTTACGCAGGCTGAAATCGCCAAGAAACTGGAACTGGAATCGGCGACCATCGGCCAGGCGGTTGCAGGTCTTTGCGCACGCGGGCTGATGAAAAGGCTTCGAGCTGAGACGGATCGGCGAGCGTGGCAGCTCATCCTCACGGAGCAGCTAGATGATATGCTGCCCGAACTGAGAGGCTCCGCGGATAGGCTTCATGATCTGCTTTGGCGCGACATTGCCGCCGACGAGAAGCAAACGTTGCAGCAGATTCTTGCAAGGGTATCGGAAAATCTGGACCAACTCCGGGCCGAGGCTGAGTAA
- a CDS encoding HlyD family secretion protein: protein MTDNSNQPEQEGTTPTKPQSRRSLRIVLIIVGLAVLLGGIWWYYRHVTYGQYMQSTDNAYVAADSVVISSKVAGYVEEVFVGENEQVARGGALVQLDLRDYQAQAQQARAQIAATLAGADTIRSQVSEQDAAIRQARAQLAAASAALDLANDQVARYRPLAATGAEPREKLDQYEAQARQARAEFAAAQAAVAAATARRGTLFEQISQTQAQADAARAQLETADLTVESTLLRASKAGRVGDLSVRVGQFVQPGQRLMTVVPVSAIYVTANFKETQVGLIRAGQSVRLEVDALPDLEIAGRVDSISPGTGAEFSILPPENATGNFTKIVQRIPVRIGIDAPPEVRRLLVPGMSVVATVDTRNAAGELEEISSRTQ, encoded by the coding sequence ATGACCGATAACTCCAACCAACCGGAGCAGGAGGGCACAACCCCAACGAAACCGCAATCGCGGCGTAGCTTGCGCATCGTGCTAATCATCGTTGGTCTTGCCGTGCTGCTTGGCGGGATCTGGTGGTACTACCGGCACGTAACCTACGGACAGTACATGCAGTCGACCGATAACGCCTATGTCGCTGCCGACAGCGTCGTTATCTCTTCCAAGGTAGCGGGATACGTCGAAGAGGTCTTCGTAGGGGAGAACGAGCAAGTAGCTCGCGGCGGAGCCCTCGTACAACTGGATCTGCGGGATTATCAGGCGCAAGCGCAGCAGGCGCGCGCACAGATCGCTGCGACCCTGGCCGGTGCCGACACAATCCGTTCTCAGGTATCCGAACAGGATGCAGCCATTCGCCAGGCGCGGGCCCAACTCGCCGCCGCGAGCGCGGCACTGGACCTCGCGAACGACCAGGTGGCGCGATATCGGCCCCTTGCCGCGACAGGAGCCGAACCGCGGGAAAAGCTAGACCAGTATGAGGCGCAGGCGCGGCAGGCGCGGGCCGAATTCGCCGCTGCGCAGGCGGCGGTGGCTGCCGCGACCGCTCGCCGGGGGACCCTGTTCGAGCAGATCAGCCAGACCCAGGCGCAGGCGGACGCTGCTCGCGCTCAGCTGGAAACAGCCGACCTTACGGTTGAATCGACCTTGCTGCGCGCCAGCAAGGCCGGCCGAGTCGGCGATCTCTCGGTCAGGGTGGGCCAGTTCGTGCAACCGGGTCAACGTTTGATGACGGTGGTTCCGGTGAGCGCGATCTACGTGACCGCGAACTTCAAAGAAACGCAGGTCGGCCTCATCCGGGCCGGCCAGAGCGTCAGGCTCGAAGTTGACGCCCTGCCAGACCTTGAGATCGCGGGACGAGTGGACAGCATATCGCCGGGAACGGGCGCGGAATTTTCCATCCTCCCCCCCGAAAATGCCACCGGCAACTTTACCAAGATCGTTCAACGGATACCCGTCCGCATCGGTATCGATGCTCCCCCTGAAGTGCGGCGTCTGCTCGTTCCCGGCATGTCGGTAGTGGCTACGGTCGACACCCGGAATGCTGCCGGCGAATTGGAAGAGATCTCGAGTCGGACTCAATGA
- a CDS encoding NADH dehydrogenase ubiquinone Fe-S protein 4, which translates to MIRTDKTGLGHNLPPRHPKQPGTNLTVSEIPAARIYREPKSVMQGGSRKRPWVLEFPASRPLSADPLTGWTRNDDPFRHVRLNFPNRESAVAFAERQDWDYQVR; encoded by the coding sequence ATGATACGCACCGATAAGACAGGCTTGGGGCACAATCTTCCGCCCCGTCACCCGAAACAACCGGGCACCAATCTTACAGTCAGCGAGATCCCGGCGGCGCGCATCTATCGAGAGCCCAAATCCGTGATGCAAGGCGGTTCCCGCAAACGGCCATGGGTGCTCGAATTTCCTGCTTCGCGCCCCTTGAGTGCCGATCCGCTTACCGGTTGGACACGTAACGATGATCCTTTCCGGCATGTCCGCTTGAACTTCCCGAACCGCGAAAGCGCAGTTGCCTTTGCCGAAAGACAGGATTGGGATTACCAGGTGCGCTAG